TAAGAAACCTACATCACCTACTGTTAACTCGTCACGTTGTGTAGTTTTCGGTGTAAATACACCTACTTCTGTTACTTCAAATTCCTTACCCGTTGCCATCATACGTACTTTATCGCCAACTTTTACTGTTCCATTTACAACACGGATATAAGCAATTACACCGCGGTACGGATCATATAAAGAGTCGAAAATCATACATTGTAACGGCTCTTCTGAATCACCCGCCGGAGCTGGTACTTTTTCAACAATTTGCTCTAAAATTTCTTCAATACCAATTCCAGCTTTCGCAGAAGCAAGTACCGCTTCTGATGCATCTAAACCAATTACGTCTTCCACCTCTTGACGTACACGTTCCGGATCCGCACTTGGTAAGTCGATTTTATTAATAACTGGTAAAATTTCTAAATTATTATCAAGCGCTAAGTATACGTTTGCTAACGTTTGCGCTTCAATACCTTGCGCTGCATCTACTACAAGAATCGCGCCTTCACAAGCCGCTAAACTACGTGATACTTCGTACGTAAAGTCGACGTGTCCTGGTGTATCAATTAAATGAAGAATATACTCTTCACCATCTTTTGCTTTATAGTTTAATTGTACTGCGTTTAATTTGATTGTAATACCACGCTCACGCTCTAAATCCATAGAGTCAAGCAACTGAGCTTTCATTTCGCGTTGTGTTAACGCGTTTGTTTTCTCTAAAATACGGTCTGCTAACGTTGATTTTCCGTGGTCAATATGAGCAATAATAGAGAAATTACGAATTTTGGACTGTCTTTTTGCTCTTTCTTCTTTATTCATCTATGTTCTCAACTCCTAATAGTCTCGCCAATATACACTAGCACTGATTATATCAATAGAGCAACAAAGATTCAATGAAAACTCGTGCTGCTTACGATACAAATCATTCTATCTATATCTTATGCGAATAAACCATAAGAGACAAACCCTTTTCAAATTTTAAAACGGCTGTCTTACAAATCAGTAAAACAACCTTCTCCCATGTTACTCTTAGCTAAAAATTTCTTTTATTTTCCCAACAACTATATCCGTTCCGAACTTCGTCATTTCATAAGCTACACTTGCTACAGCCATCCCAATTCCTTCTACAACATTAAAACTTCTTAAACGTTCTAATTGTTGTTGTTTTTCTGAGGCCGAAAACGAGCTACCCAAAATTTCTGATTCAGCACCTGTACTTTCTGTCCCTGTCATATGAGCGATTTGTTCATATGACAATTGCTGATAGCCTTTCATACTTTTCAAACCATGATTAGCAAGTGCCACTCCTGCTATCATCATAAGTAAACATAAAGCTACACTACATATACACAAAAGCGTAAAGCGACTCAAACGATAATCATCTGTTCCCCTCAATGTGTATATGCTCCCGTATTATCTTGATCAATTTGATGATGCAGCGCCGCATTTAAACCACTCGCTATTACATTCGCCATATCCTCAATAAAAGTATCTACTTCTTTTGGGGTTACCATTAAATTATGACCAAGAGGAGATAGCACCTCATAAATCAGCCTTCTTTTTTCTTCTTCTTCTAACGTACCAACAGCACCTAAAAACATATTTCTGCTCTTTTCATCCGGCATATCTTCTTCTGTTAATTTTTTCTTTTCTCCAAATGAAAATCCCGCTGGTAACAAAGATCGTGAAGGTTTATTTCCTTCTTTCATCTCCCGGCCAAAATGTTTCAAAATAAAATCAATCGTATCACTTGTAATCGAAACAGCATCGACCACAGTCGGAACACCAATTGCGATAACAGGGATACCTAATGTTTCTTTACTTAGTTCTTTACGTTTATTCCCAACCCCCGATCCGGGATGAATTCCAGTATCAGAAATTTGTATCGTGCTATTTACTCGTTCAATAGAACGGGCAGCTAATGCGTCAATCGCAATTACAAAGTCCGGGTTCGTCTTCTCAATAATCCCATAAATAACATCGCTCGTTTCGATCCCTGTAATCCCCATTACCCCCGGCCGAATTGCACTAACAGGCCTAAACCCTTCTTCTACACTTTCAGGCTGTAATTGAAACAAATGTCTCGTTACTAATACATTTTCTACAACTATCGGTCCAAGAGCATCTGGTGTTACATTCCAATTCCCAAGACCTACAATTAAACAGCTTGCTTCTTTTGTAACGCCAATCTCTTCTAAGAAATAAGAAAATTCTTTTGCAAAAATACGCTCCACTTTTTGTTGAAGTTCTGTATCTTGCTGACGTATACCTTGAACTTCAAGCGTTAAATAATTTCCAGGCTTTTTACCCATCGCTTCAGAGGCAGCCTCATCAATTGTTACTTTTGTAATTATAGTACCTTCTTCTTCCCTCTCTTTTACAATAACTCCCTGTATCCCTTTTTGTTCTTCTTGGCTTTCTTGCAACATTTGATGAGCTTCTACAGCTAGGTCAGTTCTAATGCTATATTTACTTAAATCTAATGGTTCTTTCATCGTATCTCCTCC
This genomic interval from Bacillus thuringiensis contains the following:
- the gpr gene encoding GPR endopeptidase; translation: MKEPLDLSKYSIRTDLAVEAHQMLQESQEEQKGIQGVIVKEREEEGTIITKVTIDEAASEAMGKKPGNYLTLEVQGIRQQDTELQQKVERIFAKEFSYFLEEIGVTKEASCLIVGLGNWNVTPDALGPIVVENVLVTRHLFQLQPESVEEGFRPVSAIRPGVMGITGIETSDVIYGIIEKTNPDFVIAIDALAARSIERVNSTIQISDTGIHPGSGVGNKRKELSKETLGIPVIAIGVPTVVDAVSITSDTIDFILKHFGREMKEGNKPSRSLLPAGFSFGEKKKLTEEDMPDEKSRNMFLGAVGTLEEEEKRRLIYEVLSPLGHNLMVTPKEVDTFIEDMANVIASGLNAALHHQIDQDNTGAYTH
- a CDS encoding YqxA family protein; its protein translation is MRGTDDYRLSRFTLLCICSVALCLLMMIAGVALANHGLKSMKGYQQLSYEQIAHMTGTESTGAESEILGSSFSASEKQQQLERLRSFNVVEGIGMAVASVAYEMTKFGTDIVVGKIKEIFS